The following proteins are encoded in a genomic region of Fundidesulfovibrio soli:
- a CDS encoding ATP-binding protein yields MFKKATRESAKLRLALTGPAGSGKTYSSLQIAKGLGGRIAMIDTERGSGALYANIVDYDVLRIDPPFEPKKFLEGIKAAEDAGYDVLIIDSLSHAWAGDGGILTIHDRTAKAVRNSFDAWREVTPVHNQLVDAILASTCHVIVTMRTKTGYEVTTESGKTKVSKVGLAPIQRDGLEYEFTVVMDLSIEGHVATASKDRTGLFDSSRLTPTPETGKKVLEWLEGSGISTETVEKPGLKTLMETFGHLGIDDLQDEYTAYICERYGVSGMDEINASQTTEQITMLKQCLAREEKMSQFADILRDRKLAA; encoded by the coding sequence ATGTTCAAGAAAGCTACACGCGAAAGTGCAAAGCTCCGCCTTGCCCTTACTGGTCCTGCTGGTAGTGGCAAAACCTACTCGTCCCTCCAGATTGCCAAAGGCCTCGGTGGCCGCATCGCGATGATAGATACAGAGCGTGGCTCCGGTGCTCTCTACGCCAACATCGTTGACTATGACGTGCTCAGGATTGATCCACCTTTTGAGCCCAAGAAGTTCCTTGAAGGCATTAAAGCGGCAGAAGATGCTGGGTACGACGTGCTCATCATCGATTCACTCTCACATGCATGGGCTGGAGACGGTGGAATTCTTACGATCCATGACCGTACCGCCAAGGCCGTACGGAATTCGTTCGATGCATGGCGTGAGGTTACCCCGGTCCACAACCAACTGGTAGACGCGATCCTGGCCAGCACCTGTCATGTCATCGTGACCATGCGCACCAAGACCGGTTATGAGGTCACTACCGAAAGCGGAAAGACCAAGGTCTCAAAAGTGGGCCTCGCCCCCATTCAGCGAGATGGCCTGGAGTATGAATTCACTGTGGTCATGGATCTCTCGATTGAGGGTCATGTCGCAACAGCATCGAAAGACCGAACCGGCCTGTTCGATAGCTCACGCTTGACGCCGACTCCCGAGACAGGCAAAAAAGTATTGGAATGGCTAGAAGGTTCGGGAATTTCGACTGAAACGGTTGAGAAGCCTGGATTGAAAACCTTGATGGAGACCTTCGGCCACCTCGGCATCGACGATCTCCAAGACGAATATACCGCTTACATTTGTGAGCGGTACGGGGTTTCAGGGATGGACGAAATCAATGCCAGCCAGACCACTGAGCAGATCACTATGCTCAAGCAGTGTCTGGCGCGTGAGGAGAAGATGTCCCAGTTTGCCGACATCCTTCGGGATAGAAAGCTGGCGGCTTAA
- a CDS encoding DUF2997 domain-containing protein: protein MQKQIVVDIDDSGEVQIQTKGFKGPVCLEESKFLKDLLGRELSQHLTATFYQKDKIEMKKHINLCG from the coding sequence ATGCAGAAACAAATTGTTGTGGACATTGATGATTCTGGGGAAGTCCAGATTCAAACCAAAGGTTTCAAAGGTCCAGTGTGTCTTGAAGAAAGTAAATTTCTGAAAGACCTGCTTGGCCGAGAACTATCTCAGCATCTTACCGCGACGTTCTATCAGAAAGACAAGATCGAGATGAAAAAGCACATCAACCTATGCGGCTGA
- a CDS encoding YecA family protein: MATIAIGHGGVMAENDFSYYKKLNDDSKVALIELRDKLVAKFEKEIGIPDCCFELDFASREGNDRRIIRHICQGSEANAMNFKASNGLKLCYLIDGYINQICSKNLFGPYLFARCVVELAAFCHYVSSELNMIYEKADNTWKSKGEEFFKFILRARYATSDTGKNYALSKANISNNIKKPISISNCIDRMDKTGEHKGIKDKYAKLCDYVHHNNSSQFLASHGAVASNNFRNEYGNIVALQKDGAFSVYKYGSFNKLEIVIRETIDDMVTYANSVQLSLESLPPYPFSSEFILRKTDGDGVYTSISHTQNHKRSPMGKCERNDPCPCGSGKKFKKCCYMSVN; encoded by the coding sequence GTGGCTACCATTGCCATAGGCCATGGAGGTGTTATGGCTGAAAATGACTTTTCTTACTATAAAAAGTTAAATGATGACTCTAAGGTTGCGCTAATTGAATTAAGAGACAAGTTAGTTGCCAAATTTGAAAAAGAAATCGGTATCCCTGATTGTTGTTTTGAATTAGACTTTGCATCAAGAGAAGGAAATGATCGTAGAATAATACGACATATTTGTCAGGGATCCGAGGCCAATGCTATGAACTTTAAGGCGTCCAACGGCCTAAAACTTTGCTACTTAATTGATGGCTATATCAACCAAATATGCTCAAAGAATTTATTTGGACCTTATTTGTTTGCGCGCTGTGTTGTTGAATTGGCTGCATTTTGTCACTATGTATCTTCAGAATTAAATATGATTTATGAAAAGGCAGACAATACTTGGAAGTCAAAGGGGGAAGAGTTTTTTAAATTTATTTTGCGCGCTCGTTATGCGACAAGTGACACTGGCAAGAATTACGCCCTCTCCAAGGCGAATATTTCCAATAACATTAAAAAGCCAATAAGCATATCTAATTGCATCGATCGCATGGATAAAACAGGGGAACACAAAGGCATCAAGGATAAATATGCGAAACTGTGCGACTATGTGCACCATAACAATTCTAGCCAGTTCCTAGCCTCGCATGGCGCTGTAGCTTCAAACAACTTCAGAAATGAATACGGAAACATTGTTGCCCTGCAAAAAGATGGCGCTTTCTCTGTGTATAAGTATGGCTCATTTAATAAGCTTGAAATAGTTATTCGTGAAACAATAGACGACATGGTCACGTATGCTAACAGTGTCCAGTTGTCACTTGAGTCTTTGCCGCCATACCCATTTAGCAGTGAATTTATATTAAGAAAAACAGATGGAGATGGTGTGTATACGTCAATCAGCCATACGCAAAATCACAAAAGGTCGCCTATGGGGAAATGTGAAAGAAATGACCCGTGTCCTTGTGGTAGTGGTAAAAAATTCAAAAAATGTTGTTATATGTCGGTGAATTGA
- a CDS encoding PD-(D/E)XK nuclease family protein, with the protein MPLTLSKTKLMAYISCPEKFRLRYGLRLKPLRDDPALIEGRAIHHLVESGLMYRDAIEDVLPVANMRFWESTPFETCGYDTIEDYQHAQTRCLSDSIKFLELIGPMPILAVEKDIQVPLTHPFTGEVWDSITIRGLIDLVSETESGPAVIDIKTVGRTPSMKMAAISSELALYAYLLAYPDYWDARPVEVAFLNLIRTKEPKITYDKAVLGLDEFENIVTTCRQVAASIKLGHFWKNPGMQCGWCSYKSLCHGDKQTAVNMLGEYAWEFYQMTKDVVAYQQLSPTLNPHDQAA; encoded by the coding sequence ATGCCACTTACTCTCTCGAAGACGAAGCTCATGGCTTACATCTCCTGCCCGGAGAAATTCCGACTGAGATATGGCCTGCGGCTGAAACCGCTACGGGATGATCCCGCCCTCATTGAAGGCCGCGCCATTCATCACCTGGTCGAGTCGGGTCTCATGTACCGTGACGCCATCGAGGACGTGCTCCCGGTCGCAAATATGCGGTTCTGGGAATCCACGCCTTTCGAGACCTGCGGCTACGATACCATCGAAGACTACCAACATGCTCAGACACGGTGCCTATCGGACTCCATAAAATTTCTCGAGCTGATCGGCCCCATGCCTATCTTGGCCGTCGAGAAAGATATCCAAGTGCCCCTGACCCATCCGTTCACCGGCGAGGTCTGGGACAGCATCACCATACGCGGTCTTATTGATTTGGTTTCAGAAACCGAATCCGGCCCTGCTGTCATCGACATCAAGACCGTGGGGCGCACACCATCCATGAAAATGGCTGCCATTTCGTCAGAATTGGCCCTGTATGCATACCTGCTGGCGTATCCTGACTACTGGGATGCCAGGCCTGTCGAGGTCGCATTCCTGAACCTTATCCGTACCAAGGAACCCAAGATTACCTATGACAAGGCAGTTCTTGGTCTGGACGAATTTGAAAACATTGTCACAACATGTCGTCAGGTGGCAGCATCAATCAAGCTCGGTCATTTCTGGAAGAATCCCGGAATGCAATGCGGTTGGTGCTCCTACAAATCCCTCTGTCATGGTGACAAGCAGACCGCTGTCAATATGCTTGGCGAATACGCCTGGGAATTCTACCAGATGACCAAGGACGTAGTTGCCTATCAGCAGTTGTCACCAACTTTGAACCCGCACGATCAGGCGGCATAG
- a CDS encoding IS256 family transposase: MLINRDELARRVLEGEITCLDDLNVVLRSMIKDVVETAMGAEMTGFLGYDRYQKSDTSTDNYRNGFSQKELASKLGPIEIDVPRDRKAEFAPVIVKKRQKDIGGFEDNILSMYAKGMSTRDIQHHIKEIYNHEISPETVSRITDSILDKAKEWQHRPLQSVYAIVFMDALFLKLRVDGRVKNVAAYLMVGIDLAGNKECLGIWLGQTESAKYWLGVLNEFKNRGVSDVLIFAVDGLAGFPEAIGAVYPHAEIQRCLVHQVRNSLFHVAWKDRKVVATSLRAVYTAPTEEAGLMALAEFEQAWGRKYPHVVMSWKRNWTELATFFKYPEEVRRLIYTTNPIESLNSRVRKTVKGKSVFPTETALFKALYLAVGEATKRWRVRTWNWPEIMAQLSIFFQDRLQAYLC, from the coding sequence GTGCTGATCAACCGAGACGAACTGGCTCGACGGGTGCTCGAGGGAGAGATCACCTGTCTGGACGACCTGAACGTTGTCCTGCGTTCGATGATCAAGGATGTGGTCGAAACCGCCATGGGAGCCGAGATGACCGGCTTCCTGGGTTACGACAGGTACCAGAAGTCCGACACTTCCACGGACAATTACCGAAATGGTTTCAGCCAGAAAGAGCTAGCCTCCAAGCTCGGCCCCATCGAGATTGATGTCCCCAGGGATCGAAAAGCCGAGTTCGCGCCCGTCATTGTGAAGAAGCGGCAGAAGGACATTGGCGGTTTCGAGGACAACATCCTGTCGATGTACGCCAAAGGGATGAGCACCAGGGACATCCAGCATCATATCAAGGAAATCTACAACCACGAGATCTCGCCGGAGACGGTAAGCCGGATTACCGACTCGATTTTGGATAAGGCCAAGGAATGGCAGCATCGGCCCCTCCAGTCTGTCTACGCGATTGTCTTCATGGACGCCCTCTTTCTCAAACTACGGGTGGACGGTCGGGTCAAGAACGTGGCCGCTTACCTGATGGTCGGGATTGACCTCGCTGGCAACAAGGAGTGCCTGGGAATCTGGCTCGGCCAAACCGAGTCGGCAAAGTATTGGTTGGGAGTGCTGAACGAGTTCAAGAATCGAGGCGTGAGCGACGTGCTGATTTTCGCCGTGGATGGCCTAGCCGGTTTTCCCGAGGCCATAGGCGCCGTCTATCCGCATGCCGAGATCCAGCGCTGCCTCGTTCACCAGGTCAGGAATTCGCTCTTTCACGTGGCCTGGAAGGACAGAAAGGTCGTAGCCACCAGCCTACGGGCGGTTTACACGGCTCCCACGGAGGAAGCTGGCCTCATGGCCCTGGCCGAGTTCGAGCAGGCATGGGGCAGGAAATACCCGCACGTGGTCATGTCGTGGAAAAGGAACTGGACAGAACTGGCGACCTTCTTCAAATATCCCGAAGAGGTCAGACGGCTCATCTACACGACGAATCCCATCGAGAGCTTGAACAGCCGGGTCAGGAAGACCGTGAAAGGGAAAAGTGTATTTCCCACGGAGACAGCGCTCTTCAAGGCTCTTTACCTGGCAGTAGGAGAGGCCACGAAGCGGTGGAGAGTGAGAACCTGGAACTGGCCGGAGATCATGGCCCAGCTGTCCATCTTCTTCCAGGACAGGCTGCAGGCTTACCTCTGCTAA
- a CDS encoding DUF1257 domain-containing protein, which translates to MSHVSKIEITINDIVCLKQACQRLGFEFRENQRSYIWYGRLVSPDRYPLPEGITQQDLGKCHHAIHIPNASYEIGVVQQGTKFLLLADFWDTSLKNAIGDGGGKLKQAYGAERTIQEARRRNYRVIEKKTASGIRLILTA; encoded by the coding sequence ATGTCGCATGTTTCCAAGATTGAGATCACGATCAATGACATAGTCTGCCTCAAGCAGGCATGTCAGCGACTCGGTTTCGAATTCCGCGAGAATCAACGCTCGTACATCTGGTATGGGCGCTTGGTCTCTCCAGACAGATACCCGCTCCCTGAAGGCATCACCCAGCAAGACCTGGGGAAGTGCCATCATGCGATCCACATTCCCAATGCATCCTACGAAATCGGCGTGGTCCAGCAAGGTACAAAGTTCCTGCTGCTCGCCGACTTCTGGGATACCAGTCTCAAGAACGCCATCGGCGACGGTGGTGGAAAACTCAAGCAAGCCTACGGTGCTGAACGCACCATACAAGAGGCTCGAAGACGCAATTACCGCGTTATCGAAAAGAAGACAGCCTCTGGAATCCGCTTGATCCTCACCGCCTAA
- a CDS encoding phospholipase D-like domain-containing protein: MANFLANSEIPTFIDAAHAIAHNKVMILDGKAVITGSYNFTKTADEKNAENLLIIKSEELAKIYAENWQQHLKHAEPYTAKY; the protein is encoded by the coding sequence ATTGCGAACTTCCTGGCGAATTCTGAAATTCCGACGTTCATTGATGCCGCCCATGCCATTGCTCACAACAAGGTGATGATCCTGGACGGGAAGGCGGTCATCACCGGGAGCTACAATTTCACGAAGACTGCTGATGAGAAAAACGCAGAAAATTTGCTAATCATCAAGTCCGAGGAGTTGGCGAAGATCTACGCGGAGAATTGGCAGCAGCACTTGAAACATGCTGAGCCGTATACTGCCAAATATTGA
- a CDS encoding ATP-binding protein, with protein sequence MELFIIVDSGLKPFKTSEDEDFHDLIAERYKICPTIITSNLGFSEWGEAFNYKLLGAVPLDRLRHGALRWSSKVRASEAQRKRL encoded by the coding sequence ATTGAGCTGTTCATCATCGTCGACTCCGGCCTGAAACCCTTCAAGACCTCAGAGGATGAAGATTTCCATGATCTGATCGCGGAACGGTACAAGATCTGCCCGACGATCATCACCAGCAATCTGGGCTTCTCCGAATGGGGAGAAGCCTTCAACTACAAGCTCTTGGGGGCCGTGCCCCTGGATCGCTTGCGGCACGGAGCATTGAGGTGGTCCTCTAAGGTCAGAGCTTCCGAAGCACAAAGGAAGAGGCTATGA
- a CDS encoding tyrosine-type recombinase/integrase, with protein MADRDFYKSKKFSIRCTKLIWVQVHLAAYPESRGKVFSVDPNNFRKVFYEIAKEAKLLKEEGIRQDGSRELFPHPHTLRHTRAIELLKAGVPVPVVQDLLGHSSMLTTAQYVRLSGQDAKQLMKQLGLL; from the coding sequence ATGGCCGACAGAGATTTTTACAAAAGTAAGAAGTTCTCAATCAGATGTACAAAATTGATCTGGGTGCAAGTACATCTCGCGGCTTACCCTGAGAGTCGGGGCAAGGTCTTTTCAGTGGATCCGAACAATTTCAGGAAAGTCTTCTATGAGATTGCAAAAGAAGCGAAGCTCCTCAAGGAGGAAGGAATACGTCAGGATGGCTCCAGAGAGCTTTTTCCGCATCCACACACACTCAGACATACCCGCGCAATCGAGCTGCTCAAGGCGGGCGTGCCCGTCCCGGTTGTCCAAGATCTGCTAGGTCATTCGAGCATGCTCACGACCGCGCAATATGTCCGGCTGTCTGGACAAGACGCGAAGCAACTCATGAAACAACTGGGCCTACTGTGA
- a CDS encoding MBL fold metallo-hydrolase, which translates to MTRQVGLTVHRSASAIGGNCIEISTSQGDRLILDVGKPLDVPEDSEVKLPDTLGLYRPISGVLLSHAHQDHYGLLQALPKNLPVFCGEATAKLIKLSSEIMHEPIDRSFSTWKSDQPFVVGPFKVTPLLTDHSAFDAYMLLVEVAGKRILYSGDFRNHGRKATLVERLMRNPPTDIDVLVMEGTNLGSDKPCKSESDLEEDFVGLFNRTPGRVFVAWSGQNADRTVTLYRACKKTGRTLVVDTYTAEVLELLGEHAKIPRPGWPNLKVVVTKNLSRFYRRRGREEVTERMVKYGISANKLAMTPDKWVVMTRSSLIEDYAAAGVTPDPNEVWSWSMWSGYLDKGHGQKIKDWFEKSKTPSTHIHTSGHASSANLGEFARYINAKKLIPVHGAAWRYDMDDFPSITKIRDGEQLII; encoded by the coding sequence TTGACACGTCAAGTCGGCCTCACTGTCCACCGTTCAGCATCCGCAATTGGTGGCAATTGCATAGAGATTTCAACATCACAAGGGGATCGACTCATCCTGGATGTTGGCAAACCTCTTGATGTCCCTGAAGATTCGGAGGTGAAACTTCCAGACACTCTCGGCCTCTACAGGCCTATTAGTGGTGTGCTCCTCTCACACGCCCATCAAGACCACTACGGCCTTCTCCAAGCGTTGCCCAAAAACTTGCCCGTTTTTTGTGGAGAAGCAACCGCCAAGCTCATCAAATTGTCCTCCGAGATAATGCACGAGCCGATTGATCGTTCTTTCTCGACCTGGAAAAGTGACCAACCATTTGTGGTTGGGCCTTTCAAGGTCACACCTCTTCTGACGGATCACTCGGCCTTTGACGCATACATGCTTCTGGTTGAGGTTGCCGGAAAACGAATTCTCTACTCCGGAGATTTCAGGAATCACGGACGAAAAGCTACCCTTGTCGAACGGTTGATGCGCAATCCTCCTACAGACATCGACGTGCTGGTCATGGAGGGGACAAATCTCGGAAGCGATAAACCGTGCAAAAGTGAGTCTGACCTTGAGGAAGATTTTGTCGGCCTCTTCAACCGTACACCAGGCCGTGTATTCGTTGCTTGGTCAGGTCAGAACGCGGACCGCACAGTCACGCTTTATCGAGCCTGCAAGAAAACAGGGCGGACACTTGTTGTCGACACCTACACTGCCGAGGTGCTTGAGCTGTTAGGGGAGCATGCGAAAATCCCGAGACCTGGGTGGCCAAACCTGAAGGTGGTTGTCACGAAAAATCTGTCCCGCTTCTATCGAAGAAGAGGGCGTGAAGAAGTGACTGAGCGAATGGTCAAGTATGGGATATCTGCCAATAAACTAGCCATGACGCCCGACAAATGGGTTGTGATGACTAGATCGTCGCTAATCGAAGACTACGCAGCTGCTGGTGTCACCCCAGATCCAAATGAAGTGTGGAGCTGGTCCATGTGGAGCGGTTATCTCGATAAAGGTCACGGGCAAAAAATAAAGGATTGGTTCGAAAAATCTAAAACTCCATCAACACACATACATACGAGTGGCCATGCTTCATCTGCGAATCTAGGCGAGTTTGCTAGGTATATAAACGCGAAGAAATTGATACCTGTACATGGAGCTGCCTGGAGATATGATATGGATGACTTTCCTTCGATTACTAAAATTCGTGATGGAGAACAACTCATAATTTGA
- a CDS encoding DUF3150 domain-containing protein, whose translation MSNDTFKRACLVQLATSCWIGAKNINQSLLGDLGSSPDWLKGKKLLVNPELLGPIKTTIQQSRKLLSRYALPFPLAGLHLVPKDSIDEIDNRMEQFKNEFWSKVDTFATFYDEACSEAKSALGELFSETDYPQDIKSKFRFAWSFIVLDVPSKASFLSPEIYQKEKQKFQDLMTETRELAVAALREEFGEIITHLSEKITGGDKPKIIRSNMSNRINEFLDGFADRNLFQDETLAKLVDEARGLVKTLNGNPYGVQYNEVLRQKVTHDFSALKTAIDAAIEEMPRRRILLDSVDRGSLPNAA comes from the coding sequence ATGAGCAACGACACGTTCAAAAGAGCCTGTCTGGTCCAGTTGGCTACCAGCTGCTGGATCGGTGCGAAGAACATCAACCAGAGCCTTTTGGGCGACCTGGGCAGTTCTCCTGATTGGTTGAAAGGCAAGAAATTGCTCGTCAACCCAGAACTTCTCGGTCCTATCAAAACGACCATTCAGCAATCACGGAAACTTCTGTCCCGCTATGCGCTGCCATTCCCTTTGGCAGGTCTGCATCTCGTGCCCAAGGACTCTATCGACGAAATCGACAACAGGATGGAACAGTTCAAAAATGAATTCTGGTCCAAGGTTGATACATTCGCGACATTTTACGATGAAGCATGTTCTGAGGCCAAGTCTGCTCTTGGAGAACTATTCTCTGAGACAGATTACCCACAGGACATCAAATCGAAGTTCCGCTTTGCATGGTCTTTTATCGTGCTTGATGTTCCGTCCAAGGCTTCGTTCCTCTCTCCAGAAATTTATCAGAAGGAGAAACAGAAGTTCCAGGACTTAATGACCGAGACACGTGAATTGGCTGTTGCTGCATTGCGTGAAGAATTCGGGGAGATCATCACCCATCTTTCCGAAAAGATCACCGGCGGCGACAAGCCCAAGATCATCCGATCCAACATGTCCAACCGCATCAACGAATTTCTGGACGGCTTTGCTGACAGAAATCTCTTCCAGGACGAAACCCTGGCAAAACTGGTCGATGAGGCCCGAGGTCTGGTCAAGACTCTGAACGGAAATCCCTACGGTGTTCAATACAACGAGGTTCTCCGTCAGAAGGTCACTCACGACTTCAGCGCGCTCAAAACCGCCATTGATGCTGCCATTGAGGAAATGCCCCGGCGACGCATCCTGTTGGATTCCGTCGATAGGGGGTCACTTCCAAACGCAGCGTGA
- a CDS encoding AAA family ATPase: MLQDYLKAGFPAISILTHEPARAEKVIPFEGHWRFFAWDCMRGIRQAGCAKILEGVRDPVEALSWLNNSMDTVLLAHNLHLFTDSPEIIQAIQNGAELWKSKGNCLVMISPVIQMRPELKAIFTVIDLPLPDTENLYSLQQELGNPLNVKPNKKAARLARGLTEFEAECAYALSLVKRHYFSSKIISDLKSQLIRKSGLLEVWEPEHLSNVGGLSQLKTYIRSRAKAFTPGNEHLPRPKGLLLVGIPGTGKSLSCKAAASILGWPLIRLSLGDMKAGIVGETEKRIRQALQIISAFGESVLWIDEIEKALAGVKSSGETDGGTTSNVLGALLHWFQENTSPVFVMATANDVQKLPPEILRAGRFDSIFAVDLPSNRERREIMKIMNARYGTNFSLEFTDQLNGFSGAEIEQVFRESLFTDFGTALNAVIPLSRTMREEIDALRNWARTRARPANTPDDAPEESRKIRTSTPAIQ; this comes from the coding sequence ATGCTACAAGACTATCTCAAGGCAGGTTTCCCCGCGATTTCGATTCTCACCCATGAACCAGCACGAGCTGAAAAAGTCATTCCATTCGAAGGACATTGGAGGTTCTTTGCCTGGGACTGCATGAGGGGAATACGACAAGCGGGTTGCGCGAAGATCTTAGAGGGGGTCCGTGATCCGGTAGAAGCATTATCCTGGCTCAACAACAGTATGGATACTGTCCTGCTGGCACACAACCTTCACCTGTTCACCGACAGTCCCGAGATCATACAAGCGATTCAGAACGGTGCGGAATTGTGGAAGTCGAAAGGCAACTGCCTGGTTATGATCTCGCCGGTCATCCAGATGCGCCCTGAACTCAAGGCCATCTTCACCGTGATCGACCTGCCGCTCCCTGACACAGAAAACCTCTATTCGCTCCAACAAGAGTTGGGCAACCCCCTGAACGTCAAACCCAACAAGAAAGCCGCGCGTCTCGCTCGCGGTCTCACCGAATTCGAAGCCGAATGCGCCTACGCGCTTAGCTTGGTCAAGCGCCACTACTTCTCCTCAAAAATCATCAGCGATCTTAAATCGCAACTCATCCGTAAATCCGGTCTTCTCGAAGTCTGGGAACCGGAACATCTGTCCAACGTTGGAGGTCTGAGTCAACTCAAGACCTATATCCGCTCAAGAGCAAAGGCGTTCACGCCTGGAAACGAACATCTCCCTAGGCCAAAAGGCCTGCTCCTCGTGGGCATACCTGGAACTGGTAAAAGTCTTTCATGTAAAGCTGCTGCCAGTATCTTAGGATGGCCACTCATCCGCCTTTCTCTAGGAGATATGAAAGCAGGGATCGTTGGCGAGACAGAGAAACGCATTCGCCAAGCCTTGCAGATCATATCCGCTTTTGGCGAGTCCGTCTTGTGGATAGACGAAATCGAAAAGGCACTTGCCGGAGTAAAAAGCTCTGGTGAGACAGACGGAGGAACTACATCAAATGTCCTAGGTGCGTTGTTACATTGGTTTCAAGAGAACACCTCACCCGTGTTCGTCATGGCAACTGCTAACGACGTTCAAAAACTGCCCCCTGAAATACTCAGGGCAGGCCGGTTCGATTCAATATTTGCAGTCGATCTACCTTCCAACCGTGAACGTAGAGAGATCATGAAGATCATGAACGCCAGATACGGCACCAACTTCTCGTTGGAATTCACTGACCAACTCAACGGATTCAGCGGAGCCGAGATTGAACAGGTTTTCCGCGAAAGCCTTTTCACCGATTTCGGAACTGCGCTTAATGCAGTGATACCCCTCTCCCGCACAATGCGCGAAGAGATCGACGCCCTACGCAACTGGGCACGCACTCGTGCCCGTCCGGCCAACACTCCAGACGATGCTCCCGAGGAATCCCGAAAGATCCGCACATCAACCCCTGCTATCCAATAG